The DNA segment CCTGAGCCCCCGGTCGGCCCATGACGGACACACGGCGATCCGCGGCGGGGTGCCGGTCTGCTGCCCCCAATTCAACCAGCGCGGGGCTTTGCCCAAGCATGGCTTCATGCGAAATTTGCCTTGGAAATTGGTATCCGAGTCGTCAAACGGTCACGTGACGGGTGCCGTGATGGCGCTCGGGGACGACGAGGCCACCCGCGCGATCTGGCCCCATGCCTTCCAGGCGCTGCTGAGCGTCGAATTGTCCGGGGATGCGCTGCGCGTGTCGCTGACACTGCGCAACACCGGCGATGTGCCCTGGTCCTTCACCGGGGCGCTGCATACCTACCTGCGGGTGGCGGACATCGCCCGGGCGCAGGTGGACGGCCTGCAGGGCTGCGCCCGCTGGGACGCCGTGGCCGACCGGCGCGGCGTGCAGGAGGGCGCGGTGCGCTTCGACGGCGAATACGACAGCGTGTTCGATGCCCCGGGCGCGCCGCTGCGCGTGGACACGGGGCAGGGCGTGCTGGCCGCCACCCAGGGCGGCTGGACCGAGAATGTGGTCTGGAATCCCGGGGCCGGGCGCTGCGCGGCGCTGCCGGACATGCCCGCAGACGGCTTCCGCCACATGCTCTGCGTCGAGGCGGCCTGCGTGCACCGGCCCGTCGAAGTCGCGCCGGGCGCCGAATGGACCGGCTGGCAACGGTTCGAAGTGCTGCGCTGACGGCCCCCAGGGTTCCGCTCCTCTTTCTTCTCTTCTTCCTTCCTTTTTCTCTCTCTCGCAGGATCCGCCCATGCTGGCCAAACGCATCATTCCCTGTCTGGACGTCACCGGAGGCCGCGTCGTGAAGGGCGTGAACTTCCTGGAGCTGCGCGATGCCGGCGACCCGGTGGAGATCGCCGCACGCTACAACGCCCAGGGGGCGGACGAGCTCACCTTCCTGGACATCACCGCCACCAGCGACGGGCGCGACCTGATCCTGCCCATCATCGAGGCCGTGGCCAGCCAGGTGTTCATTCCCCTCACCGTGGGCGGCGGCGTGCGCACCGTGGAGGACGTGCGGCGCCTGCTGAACGCGGGCGCGGACAAGACCAGCTTCAATTCCGCCGCCATCGCCAACCCGGAGGTGATCGACGCCGCCTCCGCGAAATACGGCGCGCAGTGCATCGTGGTGGCCATCGACGCCAAGCGCCGCACCCCCGAGGAGGCCGCGCGCCCCGGCCCCGACGGCGCACCCCGCGGCGAAGGCTGGGACGTGTACAGCCACGGCGGGCGCAAGAACACCGGCCTGGACGCCGTGCAGTGGGCGGCCGAGATGGCGCGCCGCGGCGCGGGCGAGATCCTGCTCACCAGCATGGACCGGGACGGCACCAAGTCCGGCTTCGACCTGGCCCTGACCCGCGCCGTGAGCGACGCGGTGAGCGTGCCGGTGATCGCCTCGGGCGGCGTGGGCAGCCTCGACGACCTGGCCGACGGCGTGCAGCAGGGCGGGGCGGACGCGGTCCTGGCCGCCAGCATCTTCCACTACGGCGAATACACGGTGGGGCAGGCCAAGGAACGCATGGCCGCGCGGGGCATCCCCGTGCGCCTCTAGAGGCATGCCCCGGAGGGCATCCTGGCTGTCATGCTGCAGTGCAACAAAAAGCGGAGAATGGGGCGATGAACTGGCTCGATGAAGTGAAATGGGATGCGCAGGGCCTGGTGCCCGTGATCGCGCAGGAAGCGGCCACGGGCGACGTGCTCATGTTCGCCTGGATGAACCGCGAGGCCCTGGCGAAAACGGCCGAACTGGGCCGCGCGGTGTATTTCAGCCGCTCGCGCGGCAGGCTGTGGTTCAAGG comes from the Paracidovorax avenae ATCC 19860 genome and includes:
- a CDS encoding D-hexose-6-phosphate mutarotase, encoding MTATAPAVPAASLPPFPDLPAVRLHNPRSGAATVAFQGAQVLSWTTADGVERLFLSPRSAHDGHTAIRGGVPVCCPQFNQRGALPKHGFMRNLPWKLVSESSNGHVTGAVMALGDDEATRAIWPHAFQALLSVELSGDALRVSLTLRNTGDVPWSFTGALHTYLRVADIARAQVDGLQGCARWDAVADRRGVQEGAVRFDGEYDSVFDAPGAPLRVDTGQGVLAATQGGWTENVVWNPGAGRCAALPDMPADGFRHMLCVEAACVHRPVEVAPGAEWTGWQRFEVLR
- the hisF gene encoding imidazole glycerol phosphate synthase subunit HisF, producing the protein MLAKRIIPCLDVTGGRVVKGVNFLELRDAGDPVEIAARYNAQGADELTFLDITATSDGRDLILPIIEAVASQVFIPLTVGGGVRTVEDVRRLLNAGADKTSFNSAAIANPEVIDAASAKYGAQCIVVAIDAKRRTPEEAARPGPDGAPRGEGWDVYSHGGRKNTGLDAVQWAAEMARRGAGEILLTSMDRDGTKSGFDLALTRAVSDAVSVPVIASGGVGSLDDLADGVQQGGADAVLAASIFHYGEYTVGQAKERMAARGIPVRL